The genome window GAACGTCTTCCATGGATAACGAGTGTATCGGAGCGCATACAGATAAAGCTCCACATCCACCAGAACTGACGCGCATCCAATTGCTGCCGCGATACGCCACAGTAATCCGGCTTCCGTAAATGCCATGTGCAAGAAGAGAAGAACGCTGAAAACCTTAAACGGCAAGGCAAAGGTTCGTGGCTTCAACAAACCGGCGGAGATTAAAGACCATCCCTTCGGGCCACGGAAAAGTAGACGCAGAATTTGCGCGGCGTAGTCACGTATCACCTGGAATTGCCCCCGCAGCCAGCGTGCCCTTTGATGCACAGCGCCTCGTGGATCTATTGGCTTGGGATCGTAGACTACGATTTGCGGGACGTAAACGATGGGCTCATCATCCGCGCCTAACAAGACGGTCAATTCCAGATCTTCAACGCTCGTGTGCAGGCTTGGGGAATATTTTTCGAGAAGTCCGCGACGGAAGAACATGCCCGTTCCGCGTAATCTTACCGGCCATCCCAGACGAGCTCGCAGCGAATCGCAAACACGATGTTCGACGATTTCAGAAAGGGAAGATAACAATTCGAGTGGCGTCGTTGATGAAATCGACGGTTCGAGGCGCGCTTGCGCCGCACGCGTACCATTGACGAAATACGTTTTGATGCACTCGATAAAATCGGGCGTGACGCGGCTATCCGCATCCATCACGATGATAATTT of Anaerolineales bacterium contains these proteins:
- a CDS encoding glycosyltransferase, which translates into the protein MRSPRSRVGSGYRDPAQIHVIADHCRDTTTSIAAQAGVHVHVRNDRGPAGKGAALHWWLTRTRPHSSPEQIIIVMDADSRVTPDFIECIKTYFVNGTRAAQARLEPSISSTTPLELLSSLSEIVEHRVCDSLRARLGWPVRLRGTGMFFRRGLLEKYSPSLHTSVEDLELTVLLGADDEPIVYVPQIVVYDPKPIDPRGAVHQRARWLRGQFQVIRDYAAQILRLLFRGPKGWSLISAGLLKPRTFALPFKVFSVLLFLHMAFTEAGLLWRIAAAIGCASVLVDVELYLYALRYTRYPWKTFVALAASPLFFFLWLQSLALAIVHRQRWLSSRRSIADPPRQRSTQAP